The Desulforamulus hydrothermalis Lam5 = DSM 18033 genome includes a window with the following:
- a CDS encoding MerR family transcriptional regulator — translation MFCNDDQPMFNIGVIADLLKVHPETLRIWEKHKLVQPSRRNKQRLYSNNDVKRLQFIHYLINEKGLNIAGVQQIISMYPCWNTKNCNGGGNTGQGEPVNINKPCWKEQGTYCFIIEDKADHCSVCPHYNQGCQSKN, via the coding sequence TTGTTTTGTAATGATGATCAACCCATGTTTAACATTGGGGTTATTGCAGATCTTTTAAAAGTTCATCCAGAAACCTTGCGTATTTGGGAAAAGCATAAGTTGGTGCAACCGTCACGCCGCAACAAGCAGCGTTTATACAGCAACAATGATGTTAAGCGACTGCAGTTTATTCATTACCTGATTAATGAAAAGGGTTTAAACATTGCCGGTGTTCAGCAAATTATTAGCATGTATCCTTGCTGGAACACCAAAAACTGCAACGGCGGCGGCAACACCGGTCAGGGTGAACCGGTCAACATTAACAAACCATGCTGGAAAGAGCAGGGTACATATTGCTTTATCATTGAAGACAAGGCAGATCATTGCAGTGTTTGCCCGCACTACAACCAGGGATGCCAGTCGAAAAATTAA
- a CDS encoding helix-turn-helix domain-containing protein encodes MYKWQRIKALYAQGVSIRKIAKTVGVSRNTVRKYLRDVNPPEFKARKYEKQLDQYREEIQTMLHKGYIGTRIHKELVQKGYNGSLSSVHRFLRAFKEDDKADKLATTRVETDPGRQMQYDWKEWMLPVAGKPVKIYIHEVVLSCSRMKYYAFSLSITTADVIRALTESFDFFGGYALELVMDNAQQMVITHQGDGIFRYN; translated from the coding sequence ATGTACAAATGGCAACGTATTAAAGCTCTGTATGCCCAGGGGGTTAGCATCAGGAAAATAGCCAAAACAGTGGGAGTATCAAGGAACACCGTTAGAAAGTACCTAAGAGATGTTAATCCGCCGGAGTTTAAGGCCAGAAAGTATGAAAAACAACTTGATCAGTACCGTGAAGAAATCCAAACTATGCTCCATAAAGGCTATATTGGTACAAGAATCCACAAAGAATTGGTTCAAAAAGGCTATAACGGCTCTTTATCCAGTGTACACCGTTTCCTGCGAGCATTTAAAGAAGATGATAAGGCCGATAAATTAGCTACTACCCGTGTTGAAACTGATCCTGGCAGGCAGATGCAGTATGATTGGAAGGAGTGGATGCTGCCGGTTGCCGGAAAGCCAGTAAAAATATATATCCATGAAGTAGTCTTATCATGCAGTCGGATGAAATATTATGCCTTCTCTTTGAGTATAACCACGGCCGACGTAATCCGTGCCCTTACTGAATCCTTTGATTTTTTTGGCGGGTATGCCCTGGAACTGGTAATGGACAATGCCCAGCAAATGGTTATTACCCACCAGGGAGACGGTATCTTTCGTTACAATTGA